The following coding sequences are from one Candidatus Zixiibacteriota bacterium window:
- a CDS encoding CHRD domain-containing protein — protein sequence MTKRRGNLIATVLAVAVFLGAASARATIHNVSVGNFFFNPATVNAVAGDTVRWTWTGGVHSTTSDPGQGTSWDSGTLSSIGATFQFIFADTTTPGAYTYICTVHPLSMSGTINIAAPPTPPKLFTFLLDDDQELSCAGTGSTATGWGLAILNSAQTQLSIYVEHNVVGANAGHIHFGAPCVDGGAIRFGFTSAASPIHNTWNLTPTNVAELLAGNLYVNIHSPAFPNGEIRGQIVQAPIQFVFTLDEAQALAAAGSNSFANGLGVCELNAPSTALAIDVTHDVPNTIDGHVHFGVPGVEGAIRYGFANPQSPVNETWN from the coding sequence ATGACGAAACGGCGAGGGAACCTGATCGCGACCGTGCTTGCGGTCGCCGTTTTCCTGGGCGCAGCGTCCGCCCGCGCCACGATCCACAATGTATCGGTCGGCAATTTCTTCTTTAACCCGGCCACGGTCAATGCCGTCGCCGGTGACACGGTGCGCTGGACCTGGACCGGCGGCGTCCACTCCACAACGTCCGATCCCGGCCAGGGAACCTCGTGGGATTCCGGCACTCTCAGCAGCATCGGCGCCACCTTTCAGTTCATTTTCGCCGATACCACGACACCGGGGGCTTACACCTACATCTGCACGGTGCATCCCCTCTCGATGAGCGGAACGATCAATATCGCGGCGCCGCCGACACCTCCCAAGCTCTTTACTTTTCTGCTGGACGACGACCAGGAACTTAGTTGCGCCGGCACCGGCAGCACGGCCACCGGCTGGGGACTGGCGATCCTCAATAGCGCGCAGACGCAACTCTCCATCTATGTTGAGCACAATGTCGTCGGCGCCAACGCCGGCCACATCCATTTCGGCGCCCCCTGTGTCGACGGCGGTGCCATTCGCTTCGGCTTCACCAGTGCCGCCAGCCCGATTCACAACACCTGGAATCTGACCCCGACCAACGTCGCGGAGTTGCTGGCCGGCAATCTCTACGTCAACATCCACTCACCCGCTTTCCCGAACGGCGAAATTCGCGGGCAGATCGTCCAGGCGCCGATCCAGTTTGTCTTCACGCTTGATGAAGCCCAGGCCCTGGCGGCTGCCGGCAGCAACAGCTTTGCCAATGGTCTCGGTGTCTGCGAACTCAATGCCCCGAGCACGGCGCTTGCCATCGATGTGACCCATGATGTTCCGAACACGATTGACGGCCACGTGCATTTCGGCGTGCCGGGGGTCGAGGGTGCAATTCGTTACGGCTTTGCCAATCCCCAAAGCCCGGTCAACGAAACCTGGAAT
- a CDS encoding S8 family serine peptidase, giving the protein MMIDQMNSPRRVWRLLLLGLVMLASANVWGNNNGEFQAERLVCRMRAGYDINYVNTTYGTTTVSIMPQTGAYLLATQPGLDAESLATAIMLDPAVFYCGANYYLDAPEPFQRSSPFLDDQLIGDFATQAAAVTLNLETAHAISDGTAVKVAIIDTGLNFDHPEFAAKSARFVSGYDFVDNDPDAFDEPGGAASGHGTFVAGAVKLVAPGSELWAYRVLDTLGRGDGYTLALAVARAVDDGCKVINLSLGLVGKHDALDDAIHYAYDNNVIVVAAVGNDSTGDPNLFPYPAKESSTIAVAALDSLNHKADFSNYGRKVDLSAPGTRVYSPYLDSSYAWWDGTSFAAPLVAGAAALLCQIDPSLTPYAVDSLLEESAINIDDLNPAYVDSLGKGLVNPGAALAMLTAYVCGDSDGSSMVSITDAVYLINYIFSGGPAPIPSMAGDCDCSGSISISDAVYLITYIFASGTPPCGSCP; this is encoded by the coding sequence ATGATGATAGATCAGATGAATTCCCCACGGCGAGTCTGGCGGCTGTTGCTGCTGGGTCTGGTGATGCTCGCCTCCGCGAATGTCTGGGGCAACAACAACGGCGAATTTCAGGCGGAACGATTGGTCTGCCGAATGCGCGCCGGCTATGACATCAACTACGTCAACACGACCTACGGGACGACCACCGTCAGTATCATGCCGCAAACCGGCGCCTACTTGCTCGCGACGCAGCCCGGGCTGGATGCCGAGAGTCTGGCGACCGCGATCATGCTCGATCCGGCCGTGTTCTACTGCGGCGCCAATTATTACCTCGACGCACCCGAGCCGTTTCAGCGCAGCTCGCCGTTTCTCGACGATCAACTGATCGGCGACTTTGCCACGCAGGCGGCCGCCGTGACCCTCAACTTGGAGACGGCGCACGCAATCAGCGACGGTACCGCGGTGAAAGTGGCGATCATCGACACCGGTCTCAATTTTGATCACCCCGAATTCGCCGCCAAGTCCGCGCGCTTCGTCTCCGGCTACGATTTTGTCGACAATGATCCCGATGCCTTCGACGAACCCGGTGGCGCCGCCTCCGGACACGGCACCTTCGTCGCGGGCGCGGTGAAGTTGGTGGCGCCGGGCTCGGAATTGTGGGCGTATCGTGTCTTGGACACCTTGGGGCGCGGCGACGGCTACACGCTGGCGCTCGCCGTGGCGCGCGCAGTCGACGACGGCTGCAAAGTGATCAATCTGAGCCTGGGACTGGTCGGCAAGCATGATGCGCTTGATGATGCGATCCATTATGCTTATGACAACAACGTGATCGTCGTGGCGGCGGTCGGCAACGATTCGACCGGCGACCCCAATCTCTTCCCCTATCCCGCGAAGGAATCCTCCACGATCGCCGTCGCGGCCCTCGACTCGCTTAACCACAAGGCCGACTTCTCCAACTACGGCAGGAAAGTTGACCTGTCTGCGCCCGGGACGCGCGTGTATTCACCGTACCTGGACAGCTCGTACGCATGGTGGGACGGCACCAGTTTCGCGGCGCCGCTGGTTGCCGGTGCCGCCGCCCTGCTGTGTCAGATCGATCCTTCCCTGACGCCCTACGCGGTCGACAGCTTGCTGGAAGAGAGCGCCATCAATATCGATGATCTCAACCCTGCCTACGTTGACAGCCTGGGCAAAGGGCTCGTCAATCCCGGTGCGGCGCTGGCCATGCTGACAGCCTATGTCTGTGGTGACTCGGACGGCTCGTCGATGGTTTCGATTACGGATGCCGTCTATCTCATCAACTACATCTTCAGTGGCGGCCCGGCGCCGATTCCCTCGATGGCGGGTGATTGTGACTGCTCGGGCTCGATCAGCATTTCCGATGCCGTCTACTTGATCACCTACATCTTTGCCTCCGGCACCCCGCCGTGCGGCAGTTGCCCGTAA
- a CDS encoding CHAT domain-containing protein, with amino-acid sequence MEKAALEVAVARFLSRGVVADITESELAAACEAQVQSAARTSLVPALRLAQRFAARASRRGDILETTAQRALARACHMSGRHAEALDAYLRARELSRRDPLVRARIDRALIDVYMYLNKFDSSKRHAQAAVSTFTRLRAHNDLAQTQVNYGNLLHRQDRHRDAEKLYREAAAVFAKSGNRVALARTIYNRANALVQMFESDAAERLYREALEIWQAEGFELDANDTRYGLAWLHMLAGKFHVALRELADCERIYREAGDPRGAALCNLDRAEVYLSLGLYHDGLTAARTAEAEFGKLGLRYETAKAALFRGQAALALQKSQEARGALERARRGFGAERNHGFLGACYLLAAQLGEDDGSVRQRQLAAARREFARAQLPLWEAMCDLQALQSAHDLRGSLTRLERNAAIRRVPQLFAVWQTLRGDHELERGDLAEARRCWRAAADRLDAVRAELPPLELRSAFGKKQSSPHLRLIAAELEHRPEQAAVWSERYKTAGVWSPLNPDAATTGSRRRVTASLEALAREVAALSHRIAGSGERGLATASGSRRLTQLQNQIREQLIEIESNPRQTLTNNERLLAAMRRTSSRLPIVQFHLREDDIVAFVHQNGAITFRRLRGGRQRLAEAMQRWRFILESELLSGHLHGATDLTLEQRLWADLGDWLWRPLELPATIETVLLLPEGELANLPWRALTVDGQQLVERHHFVIAPSFRHFEAAQQVDPTEPAAHIFRGVAEDLPEVDRELAALTAQLGAQAQVHVPARRADWPEAESAFLWHYAGHANLRADNPFYSYLVLEDGAMFAADFRLKRCRVKLVTLAACRSGEQVALPGEESTGLVRSLLEMGARNIIAGHWPVSDQTTALWMTAFYERYLGGATLLDALRQAALNVRRHYPSAYHWAAYSVFGAGD; translated from the coding sequence GTGGAAAAAGCCGCACTCGAGGTAGCCGTAGCAAGATTTCTCAGCCGGGGAGTCGTTGCGGACATTACCGAATCCGAATTGGCAGCTGCCTGCGAGGCACAGGTCCAGTCTGCGGCGCGTACGTCATTGGTGCCGGCTCTAAGACTGGCGCAGCGTTTCGCGGCGAGAGCCTCCCGCCGCGGCGATATTCTGGAGACGACCGCACAACGCGCGTTGGCACGCGCCTGCCACATGAGCGGCCGGCATGCCGAAGCGCTCGACGCCTATCTGCGCGCCCGCGAGCTCTCGCGCCGCGATCCGCTCGTGCGGGCACGGATCGATCGGGCGTTGATCGATGTCTATATGTACTTGAATAAATTCGACAGTTCGAAGCGGCATGCGCAAGCAGCGGTGAGCACGTTCACCCGATTGCGGGCGCACAACGATCTGGCCCAGACGCAAGTTAATTACGGAAATCTGCTGCACCGGCAGGATCGTCATCGCGACGCCGAGAAGCTTTACCGCGAGGCTGCCGCTGTCTTTGCAAAATCCGGGAACCGTGTCGCGCTGGCGCGCACGATCTACAATCGCGCCAATGCGCTCGTGCAAATGTTTGAGTCAGACGCGGCCGAGCGGTTGTACCGTGAAGCGTTGGAGATCTGGCAGGCGGAAGGCTTCGAACTTGATGCGAACGACACGCGCTACGGTCTGGCCTGGCTCCACATGCTGGCGGGCAAGTTTCATGTGGCACTGCGGGAACTGGCCGACTGCGAGCGGATTTATCGCGAGGCCGGCGACCCGCGCGGTGCGGCGCTCTGCAACCTCGACCGCGCTGAGGTCTATCTGAGCCTTGGTCTCTATCATGACGGCTTGACGGCCGCGCGCACCGCCGAGGCGGAATTCGGCAAATTGGGTCTGAGATACGAAACCGCAAAAGCCGCATTGTTCCGCGGGCAGGCAGCCCTCGCGCTGCAGAAGTCTCAGGAGGCGCGCGGCGCACTCGAACGTGCCCGGCGCGGCTTCGGTGCTGAACGGAATCATGGTTTTCTCGGTGCCTGCTACCTGCTCGCAGCACAGCTGGGCGAAGATGACGGCAGTGTCCGCCAACGCCAACTGGCCGCGGCGCGGCGCGAATTTGCCCGGGCGCAACTTCCGCTCTGGGAGGCGATGTGCGATCTGCAGGCACTTCAGTCAGCCCATGACCTGCGTGGCTCCCTGACGCGGCTCGAGCGTAACGCGGCGATCCGCCGCGTCCCGCAGTTGTTTGCGGTCTGGCAAACCCTTCGCGGCGATCACGAACTTGAGCGGGGCGACTTGGCGGAGGCCCGCCGCTGTTGGCGCGCGGCTGCCGACCGCCTCGATGCCGTGCGCGCCGAACTGCCGCCGCTGGAATTGCGGTCCGCTTTCGGCAAGAAACAAAGCTCGCCGCATTTGCGACTGATTGCCGCCGAACTTGAACATCGCCCCGAACAGGCCGCCGTGTGGTCGGAACGCTACAAAACCGCCGGCGTTTGGTCGCCGTTGAATCCGGATGCCGCCACGACTGGCTCGCGCCGCCGCGTAACGGCCAGCCTGGAAGCCCTCGCCCGCGAAGTGGCGGCGCTGTCGCACCGTATCGCCGGCAGCGGCGAACGTGGTCTGGCGACGGCGAGCGGGAGTCGGCGCTTGACCCAACTGCAAAATCAGATCCGCGAGCAATTGATCGAAATCGAAAGCAATCCCCGACAAACCCTGACCAACAATGAGCGCCTGCTGGCGGCAATGCGTCGCACCTCGTCGCGCCTGCCGATCGTGCAGTTCCACCTGCGCGAAGACGACATTGTCGCCTTCGTTCATCAGAACGGCGCAATCACGTTCCGCCGACTTCGGGGTGGACGTCAACGCCTGGCCGAGGCGATGCAGCGCTGGCGGTTTATCCTCGAGAGTGAGTTGCTGTCCGGCCATTTGCACGGTGCCACCGACCTTACGCTGGAGCAGCGGCTCTGGGCTGATTTAGGCGATTGGCTCTGGCGGCCGCTCGAATTGCCGGCTACGATCGAGACCGTCTTGCTGTTGCCGGAAGGCGAATTGGCGAATCTGCCTTGGCGGGCCTTGACGGTCGACGGGCAGCAGTTGGTCGAGCGGCACCACTTCGTAATCGCGCCCAGTTTCCGGCACTTCGAGGCGGCCCAACAGGTTGATCCGACGGAGCCGGCAGCGCATATCTTCCGCGGCGTCGCCGAGGACCTGCCCGAAGTTGACCGCGAACTGGCGGCGCTCACGGCCCAACTTGGAGCGCAGGCGCAAGTCCACGTTCCGGCCCGTCGGGCGGACTGGCCGGAAGCCGAGTCAGCCTTCTTGTGGCATTACGCCGGCCATGCGAACCTTCGCGCCGATAATCCGTTCTACTCATATCTGGTGTTGGAAGACGGCGCGATGTTCGCCGCAGATTTTCGACTGAAACGGTGCCGCGTCAAGCTGGTGACTTTGGCCGCTTGTCGGTCCGGCGAGCAGGTGGCGCTGCCGGGTGAAGAATCCACCGGCTTGGTTCGATCTTTATTAGAGATGGGCGCGCGCAACATTATCGCCGGACACTGGCCGGTGTCGGACCAGACCACGGCGCTCTGGATGACTGCCTTCTACGAGCGTTATCTGGGAGGGGCGACACTCCTCGATGCCTTGCGACAAGCGGCATTGAACGTGCGCCGGCATTACCCGTCAGCCTACCATTGGGCCGCCTATTCGGTGTTTGGAGCAGGTGATTAA